In Paenibacillus sp. FSL M7-0420, a single genomic region encodes these proteins:
- a CDS encoding matrixin family metalloprotease, which yields MKAKKIRFGKSFTIVTLMSAFLVSTFPTQSSAYLTHGGKWSSPDMLTYWIDSSVAFIGFTSASDHGGVAWNSSPCVWFSKQNSATGAHIKFYGSSTDIGDVYADTLNYSWGTPSWTGNYSNSVIRWNEPRAKSLEPARAKETATHEIGHSLGLKHSNTTNAIMRQSGWIYGTYPLQDDFDGIKAIYQ from the coding sequence ATGAAGGCTAAGAAAATACGTTTTGGAAAGAGCTTTACAATTGTAACGTTGATGTCAGCTTTTCTCGTATCAACATTTCCGACGCAATCAAGCGCATATCTTACTCACGGTGGTAAATGGAGCAGTCCGGATATGCTAACCTATTGGATTGATAGCTCAGTGGCGTTTATTGGTTTTACAAGTGCCTCTGATCATGGTGGAGTGGCTTGGAACAGCTCGCCATGCGTATGGTTCAGCAAACAAAATAGCGCTACAGGAGCGCATATTAAATTTTATGGTAGTTCAACCGATATTGGGGATGTGTATGCTGACACGTTGAACTATTCTTGGGGAACTCCAAGTTGGACAGGCAATTACTCAAACTCAGTTATTCGCTGGAATGAACCAAGGGCTAAATCCCTGGAGCCAGCACGTGCTAAAGAAACGGCTACCCATGAAATAGGACATTCATTAGGACTCAAACACTCTAATACAACGAATGCCATTATGCGTCAGTCGGGCTGGATTTATGGTACCTATCCTCTGCAAGACGACTTTGATGGTATAAAGGCGATTTATCAATAA
- the tadA gene encoding tRNA adenosine(34) deaminase TadA, translated as MNTRLEELPAEERAIHEHWMTEAIGEARKAEALGEVPIGAVVVHEGQIIGRGYNLRETTLDSTAHAEMVAIREASTALGSWRLLDCQLYVTLEPCPMCAGAMVQSRVPLTVYGTPDPKAGCAGTLMNLLEESRFNHRTEVIQGVLQEECAELLTSFFRKLRKRPAKL; from the coding sequence TTGAATACCAGGCTTGAAGAACTGCCGGCGGAGGAGCGGGCCATTCATGAACATTGGATGACAGAAGCGATAGGAGAAGCCCGCAAGGCTGAAGCCTTGGGCGAAGTGCCGATTGGTGCCGTGGTCGTCCACGAAGGCCAAATTATAGGCCGCGGATATAATCTGCGTGAGACGACGCTCGACTCCACTGCCCATGCGGAGATGGTAGCAATCCGGGAAGCCAGTACAGCCCTGGGCTCCTGGCGTTTGCTCGATTGCCAGCTCTATGTTACCTTGGAGCCTTGTCCTATGTGTGCAGGAGCGATGGTGCAGTCCAGGGTGCCGCTCACCGTGTATGGCACTCCAGACCCCAAGGCCGGCTGTGCAGGGACCTTGATGAACCTGCTGGAGGAATCTCGCTTTAATCACCGTACAGAGGTCATCCAGGGCGTGCTGCAGGAGGAATGCGCGGAGCTGCTAACCTCCTTCTTCCGCAAGCTGCGGAAGCGGCCTGCGAAGCTCTGA
- a CDS encoding GNAT family N-acetyltransferase, whose protein sequence is MSYKLYNNAQGIYLSLLELTDAEELLCLRLRNRIAHQQFEPLRSEDYFTLESQRQLINQRILDAQQDSAYMFGIYLLSGELIGQITISNVVRGVGQFCDIGYMIDHEQQGQGYTSAAVHLILGYAFRSLGLHRVQAAILPHNTGSRRVLEKNGFQAEGLARRFIRINGEWQDHRTYAILAEEFLPEGQESP, encoded by the coding sequence ATGTCCTACAAGCTGTATAACAACGCACAGGGGATCTATCTCTCGCTGCTGGAGCTTACGGATGCTGAGGAGCTGCTATGCCTCCGTCTGCGTAACCGCATCGCCCACCAGCAATTCGAACCCCTGCGCAGTGAAGACTACTTCACCTTGGAGAGCCAGCGGCAGCTGATTAACCAGCGTATCCTGGATGCGCAGCAGGACAGCGCGTATATGTTCGGGATTTATCTGCTCAGCGGCGAGCTGATCGGCCAGATTACGATCTCCAATGTAGTGCGGGGAGTCGGACAATTCTGCGATATCGGCTATATGATCGATCATGAGCAGCAGGGGCAAGGCTATACCAGTGCCGCCGTACACCTGATCCTCGGGTATGCCTTCCGCTCTCTGGGCCTTCACCGGGTACAGGCTGCCATCCTGCCTCATAATACCGGTTCACGCAGAGTGCTGGAAAAGAACGGCTTCCAGGCCGAAGGACTCGCGCGCCGTTTCATCCGGATCAACGGCGAATGGCAGGATCACCGTACCTACGCCATTCTGGCTGAGGAGTTCCTGCCAGAGGGACAGGAATCCCCTTAA
- a CDS encoding phosphodiester glycosidase family protein has protein sequence MSTAKYTSTTINRKTVRYIEADLDAINVEGITSLSGSNKFGVNGTFFGGSPALLTGIAVAKSGSSPQPVGPSSSGSINGTSSKLFRRGTMFHFSPDLNDGTFLKVQVLHNYTDVKDNSGNAVPSSRIKWAIGGLSLHLNENYTTSTQFYSRTSPNPKGICTDIEENASSVNNVCDNAARARTAIGYKAGRKIILAAIESASVWDVRGIMKSLDCTMGISLDGGSSTGIRAKNSSGGTVAWGAVSTAVRSAVTVNPTTWV, from the coding sequence ATGAGTACAGCCAAATATACCAGTACGACAATCAATAGAAAAACAGTCCGTTACATTGAAGCTGATTTGGATGCTATTAATGTCGAAGGTATCACCTCGCTAAGTGGCTCAAATAAATTCGGTGTGAATGGTACATTTTTCGGCGGATCTCCTGCGCTTCTTACAGGAATTGCTGTTGCAAAAAGTGGATCTTCTCCCCAACCCGTCGGTCCATCCTCCAGCGGGAGTATTAATGGCACGAGCAGTAAATTATTTAGACGAGGAACAATGTTCCATTTCAGTCCAGACCTAAATGATGGTACTTTCCTCAAAGTTCAGGTACTTCATAACTATACTGATGTTAAAGACAACAGTGGCAATGCAGTACCTAGTTCTCGAATAAAGTGGGCCATTGGAGGTTTGAGCCTGCACTTGAATGAAAACTATACTACCTCCACCCAGTTCTATAGTAGAACTAGCCCGAATCCAAAGGGGATTTGTACGGATATCGAAGAGAATGCAAGTTCTGTGAATAATGTCTGCGACAATGCTGCACGTGCCCGAACTGCAATTGGGTACAAAGCTGGCCGAAAAATCATTTTAGCTGCTATTGAGAGCGCTTCCGTTTGGGATGTTCGTGGAATTATGAAGAGCCTAGACTGCACAATGGGCATTTCTTTGGATGGTGGCAGTTCTACAGGTATTCGAGCCAAAAACTCAAGCGGTGGAACAGTAGCTTGGGGAGCAGTAAGTACTGCTGTTCGTTCCGCCGTAACTGTAAATCCAACAACATGGGTGTAA
- a CDS encoding ABC-three component system protein codes for MTKNEKYIARVMFKLKLYESDGQKFEDLFVKVMCKANPNFKPVKAYGQIGDMKNDGFDRTTGTYYQVFAPEDVKKGSTIYDAVAKVKEDFQGLKIKWNDICPIKEFFYVVNDKYKGIPAPITQELIKLNNTNAETKCDTFASKNLEDSFILLNDDDIIDVISFIPDENIGALDYSVLNEAIIYIRDYTGSNGPEDKLVVPDFEEKIEFNQLSDRVNHFLTFASYQIGDLEEFFKVNSDFVKAELQASFKEIYEESKSIIPDTIPNFSDERFFYILKQASARKEKAYRDAVLVLMAYYFESCDIFEEPVKVGAV; via the coding sequence ATGACAAAGAATGAAAAGTATATCGCTAGGGTTATGTTTAAGCTAAAATTATATGAATCAGATGGTCAAAAGTTTGAGGACTTGTTTGTAAAGGTTATGTGCAAGGCAAATCCAAACTTCAAGCCTGTGAAAGCATATGGTCAGATAGGAGACATGAAGAACGATGGGTTTGACAGAACTACAGGAACTTACTATCAAGTGTTCGCTCCAGAGGATGTAAAAAAGGGTAGCACTATCTACGATGCAGTAGCAAAGGTTAAAGAAGACTTTCAGGGTTTAAAAATAAAATGGAATGATATTTGTCCCATTAAAGAATTTTTCTATGTGGTTAATGATAAATATAAGGGTATACCAGCACCTATAACACAGGAACTCATCAAACTAAACAATACGAACGCAGAAACAAAATGTGATACATTTGCTTCCAAGAATTTAGAAGATAGTTTTATTTTACTTAATGACGACGATATTATTGATGTTATAAGCTTTATACCTGACGAAAATATCGGCGCTCTTGACTATTCTGTACTTAATGAAGCAATTATCTATATCAGAGATTATACAGGTTCAAATGGACCGGAGGATAAGTTAGTCGTTCCCGATTTCGAAGAGAAAATTGAGTTCAATCAATTAAGTGATAGGGTTAATCACTTTTTGACTTTTGCAAGTTACCAGATTGGTGATTTGGAAGAGTTTTTTAAGGTCAATAGTGATTTTGTAAAAGCTGAGCTTCAGGCAAGTTTTAAAGAGATTTATGAAGAATCAAAATCTATAATACCTGATACTATTCCGAACTTTAGTGATGAAAGATTTTTTTATATTTTAAAACAGGCTAGTGCACGTAAAGAAAAGGCATACAGAGATGCTGTACTGGTACTTATGGCATACTATTTTGAATCCTGCGACATCTTTGAAGAGCCAGTAAAGGTAGGCGCGGTATGA
- a CDS encoding copper amine oxidase N-terminal domain-containing protein, producing MKSKTIRKTGMVFLASIFVLSVLGTTVFAKQTAQILVNGAKVLSDVEPQLVNGRVMVPLSFISKALGANVNWDNKTKTASIQSQGAGAAQSDVWSQDLSKIDQVSYINARNAVISFIMKHDARDQTGRELVADKYDSDVPTYTPDVIIPSGGNPTTIDFKVKDAKFEKETWTIRIALYESVAGDAELGIQELNVDFQVDNGSYKIKGAWLAGQPKTLDNHTVFPGLNLKR from the coding sequence GTGAAGAGTAAAACTATAAGAAAAACAGGAATGGTTTTCTTGGCCTCAATCTTTGTGCTTTCGGTTCTAGGAACAACCGTTTTCGCCAAGCAAACTGCTCAAATTTTAGTGAATGGAGCTAAGGTTTTGTCCGATGTTGAGCCTCAACTTGTAAATGGAAGAGTGATGGTTCCACTTAGCTTCATCTCCAAAGCTTTAGGAGCCAATGTGAATTGGGATAATAAGACCAAGACGGCTTCGATCCAATCGCAAGGAGCAGGTGCGGCACAGTCTGATGTATGGAGTCAAGACCTATCTAAAATCGATCAGGTATCTTACATCAATGCCCGAAATGCTGTGATTAGTTTCATTATGAAGCATGATGCGAGAGACCAGACGGGACGAGAGCTAGTAGCTGATAAATACGATAGCGATGTTCCGACCTATACTCCGGATGTCATCATTCCAAGTGGCGGAAATCCAACAACCATTGATTTCAAGGTGAAAGATGCCAAATTCGAGAAAGAGACTTGGACCATTAGAATTGCACTGTATGAATCGGTAGCAGGAGACGCTGAACTTGGTATTCAGGAATTGAATGTAGATTTCCAAGTGGACAACGGTTCATACAAAATTAAAGGCGCTTGGCTGGCAGGCCAACCCAAAACGCTTGATAATCATACCGTATTTCCTGGGCTAAATTTAAAACGCTAA
- a CDS encoding ATP-binding protein yields MLNLTLNLYAARNNLRNESVSNMKITAKQVAVSVEQSGYSSNYVQDKIAQNLRLTAILASYELDPDIRNITNQQLKALSTKLGVSNISLLVKTADDIIVAKSSDPAEIGLSTRGMGFWYVAFLELFAGQRVSVDQGQSLENFWSGPFEYSTSNPEYIDKWGYYYDGARNYIIDPFVRSTAVSDYVKIMSPDEIIQESKAVNPGILEITGINPKTFGASSMLPDGADPKNTKLRNRPIQYGTYSYGNIAEDKAAIREALNKGEPVTLDTKALGKRVLKSFIPIERPGAADYVISVVMDYQAISSVIREQLFNNITTSVLLLIIFLLASYVLAGVVTRPIQDILAKVNDVAKGKFEPPLNVSSRDELGQLAQRINAMTSHLLQHTNRLGQTLEENRAVKEHLESVINGTSDAIHTVDMEGRIISTNRAFEDLYGWGAADALVKPPYLVPATVQEQESIRLQQLKDGASLPPVETVRLKRDGSLVEVSVSSSVIRDEEGQPQSVVHVSRDMTERNRIEELLRRSEKLTTVGQLAAGVAHEIRNPLTTLRGFLQLQQEKKVLVPLHIDLMLSELDRINMIVSEFLILAKPQAVHFQQRDLRHIVGDVISLLDSQAHLFGIEFTTHFSGVPAMVHCEENQLKQVFINVIKNAIEAMPDGGTITVEQQEQDDSVVVVITDEGGGVPEDMLPKLGEPFFTNKESGTGLGLMVSQRIIQAHKGSLEIRSEYGRGAQVIIKLPEAKEPVPPAVMNIERSEDEHENQ; encoded by the coding sequence ATGCTTAATCTTACACTCAATCTGTATGCTGCCCGGAATAATCTGCGTAATGAGAGTGTAAGCAACATGAAGATCACTGCGAAGCAGGTTGCCGTATCGGTGGAGCAGAGCGGCTACAGCTCGAATTACGTGCAGGATAAAATTGCCCAGAACCTGCGCTTGACCGCCATTCTGGCGTCCTATGAGCTGGACCCGGATATCAGGAATATTACCAATCAACAATTGAAGGCGCTATCCACCAAGCTGGGGGTGTCGAATATCTCGCTGCTGGTGAAGACTGCGGATGATATTATCGTAGCCAAATCTTCAGATCCTGCAGAGATTGGACTTTCGACCAGAGGCATGGGTTTTTGGTATGTGGCTTTTCTGGAGCTGTTTGCAGGCCAGCGGGTATCTGTCGATCAGGGGCAGTCCCTGGAGAATTTCTGGTCCGGGCCGTTTGAATATTCAACCTCCAATCCGGAGTATATTGATAAATGGGGCTATTATTATGACGGGGCCCGCAATTATATCATAGATCCGTTCGTCCGGAGCACAGCGGTAAGCGATTATGTCAAAATTATGAGTCCCGATGAGATCATCCAGGAATCCAAAGCTGTAAATCCCGGAATTCTGGAGATTACGGGAATCAATCCGAAGACCTTCGGGGCCTCAAGCATGCTGCCTGACGGTGCAGATCCCAAGAACACGAAGCTGCGGAACCGCCCTATTCAGTACGGTACTTATTCCTACGGCAATATTGCAGAGGACAAGGCGGCAATCCGTGAAGCATTGAACAAGGGCGAGCCGGTAACGCTGGATACGAAGGCATTGGGTAAAAGAGTGCTCAAAAGCTTCATTCCGATTGAGCGGCCGGGAGCCGCAGATTATGTGATCAGTGTAGTCATGGACTATCAGGCGATCTCCTCAGTCATCCGCGAGCAGCTGTTCAATAATATCACCACCTCGGTGCTGCTGCTTATTATCTTTCTTCTGGCCAGTTATGTGCTGGCCGGTGTAGTTACACGTCCGATTCAGGATATACTGGCTAAGGTCAATGATGTGGCCAAGGGCAAGTTCGAGCCCCCGCTTAATGTATCCAGCCGCGATGAGCTTGGGCAGCTGGCCCAGCGCATCAATGCGATGACCTCACATCTGCTGCAGCACACGAACAGGCTGGGGCAGACACTGGAGGAGAACCGTGCGGTTAAGGAGCATCTGGAGTCGGTCATTAACGGCACTTCGGATGCCATCCACACGGTGGATATGGAGGGGCGGATCATCAGTACGAACAGAGCGTTCGAGGATCTCTATGGATGGGGCGCTGCGGATGCTCTGGTCAAGCCGCCTTATCTGGTTCCGGCCACTGTGCAGGAGCAGGAGAGTATACGATTGCAGCAGCTTAAGGATGGGGCATCTCTGCCGCCTGTGGAGACCGTCAGGCTGAAGCGTGACGGCTCCCTGGTAGAGGTCAGCGTCAGCAGCTCGGTTATCCGGGATGAAGAGGGCCAGCCGCAGTCGGTTGTCCATGTATCCCGTGACATGACCGAGCGGAACCGGATCGAGGAGCTGCTCAGACGCTCGGAGAAGCTGACTACAGTCGGCCAGCTAGCCGCAGGCGTTGCCCATGAGATCCGTAATCCCTTGACCACCCTGCGGGGCTTCCTGCAGCTTCAGCAGGAGAAGAAGGTTCTCGTTCCGCTGCATATTGATCTGATGCTCTCGGAGCTGGACCGGATCAATATGATTGTCAGTGAGTTCCTGATTCTGGCGAAGCCGCAGGCTGTTCATTTCCAGCAAAGGGATCTGCGGCATATTGTCGGCGATGTCATCTCCCTGCTGGACAGTCAGGCCCACCTGTTCGGCATTGAATTCACAACGCATTTCTCGGGAGTACCTGCCATGGTGCATTGTGAGGAGAATCAGCTGAAGCAGGTATTTATCAATGTAATCAAAAATGCGATCGAAGCGATGCCGGACGGGGGAACGATTACCGTGGAGCAGCAGGAGCAGGATGATTCTGTGGTTGTTGTGATCACGGATGAGGGCGGAGGCGTCCCTGAGGATATGCTGCCCAAGCTGGGAGAGCCGTTCTTTACGAACAAAGAGTCCGGAACCGGTCTCGGCTTGATGGTCAGCCAGCGGATTATTCAAGCCCATAAGGGCAGCCTGGAGATAAGAAGCGAGTATGGCCGGGGGGCACAGGTAATTATCAAGCTGCCTGAAGCGAAGGAGCCAGTGCCACCGGCCGTTATGAATATAGAACGGAGTGAAGACGAACATGAGAATCAATAA
- a CDS encoding small acid-soluble spore protein P, translating into MSKPKSMPVPGVQQDNQEPRKEHHSSGPEPLSGSKKVKQANHVDHNNPQG; encoded by the coding sequence GTGAGCAAACCCAAGAGCATGCCTGTACCCGGCGTACAGCAGGATAATCAGGAGCCCCGCAAGGAGCATCATTCATCGGGTCCTGAGCCGTTGTCCGGGTCTAAAAAGGTGAAACAGGCCAACCATGTGGACCACAATAATCCTCAGGGCTGA
- a CDS encoding ribbon-helix-helix domain-containing protein, producing the protein MVEKDKTRLTVYFPPSTKEDLKDMAEQTGLSQTQLVVIATHSLIENYKMEGNAIFKNLIMKPK; encoded by the coding sequence ATGGTCGAAAAAGATAAGACAAGGCTCACGGTGTATTTTCCGCCAAGTACGAAAGAGGATTTAAAAGACATGGCCGAGCAGACGGGGTTATCCCAAACCCAATTGGTTGTGATAGCTACGCATAGTTTAATTGAGAATTATAAGATGGAAGGCAACGCAATTTTTAAAAATCTCATTATGAAACCAAAGTGA
- a CDS encoding DUF6612 family protein, with translation MNKKWGLSAAALLLTAAVILPGCAKKEEPKEALTSAAAKATAMTSYEMKTKLVINDLSIDTGTNEADASTGQMLSMLKNAELTIDGVYQAEPMQTEMTTVLNLKGDMAMSFTVPMVMTGQKLYVKVPSIPFLPIPETIVNKFVELDLKQLAEEQGAEFNPAQMDAQKVQKLSNEVMNTLLGEYDEAKYFNNIKPKDAGLPEGVEAKQVVQFQVTNDNVKEALTILVNNAMPKIIDILGKEEYKDLLQIEPAKLAEAKEQLQSSEARAEFDKSLADLNKYLTINQFHLNTAVNKDDYPVYQDMLMNIKVNDPDKGENVTLSMNASNQYSKINEKQTFKIGIPQGDDVITLEELQQQFGSTGTGTY, from the coding sequence ATGAACAAAAAGTGGGGGTTATCCGCTGCCGCGTTACTGTTAACTGCTGCAGTAATTCTGCCGGGATGTGCAAAGAAAGAGGAGCCGAAGGAGGCTCTGACTTCAGCTGCAGCCAAAGCTACAGCTATGACATCTTACGAAATGAAGACCAAATTAGTTATTAATGATCTGTCGATAGACACAGGCACCAATGAAGCGGATGCTTCAACGGGACAGATGCTCAGCATGCTTAAGAACGCCGAGCTTACCATCGATGGAGTCTACCAGGCAGAGCCAATGCAGACAGAAATGACAACCGTTCTGAATCTGAAGGGGGACATGGCCATGTCCTTCACGGTTCCAATGGTAATGACCGGACAGAAGCTGTATGTCAAAGTACCTTCAATTCCGTTCCTGCCGATTCCTGAGACGATCGTGAACAAATTCGTAGAGCTGGATCTGAAGCAGCTGGCGGAAGAGCAGGGTGCTGAATTCAATCCTGCACAGATGGATGCACAGAAGGTGCAGAAGCTGTCGAATGAAGTGATGAATACCTTGCTGGGTGAATATGATGAAGCCAAGTACTTCAATAATATCAAACCGAAGGATGCCGGCCTGCCTGAAGGCGTAGAAGCCAAGCAGGTAGTTCAGTTCCAGGTTACCAACGATAATGTCAAAGAGGCACTCACCATTCTGGTGAACAACGCTATGCCTAAGATTATTGATATTCTGGGCAAAGAAGAATACAAGGATCTGCTGCAGATTGAGCCTGCCAAGCTGGCCGAAGCCAAGGAACAGCTTCAATCCAGTGAAGCCCGTGCAGAGTTCGACAAGAGCCTGGCTGATCTGAATAAGTATCTCACTATTAACCAGTTCCATCTGAATACCGCAGTCAACAAAGATGATTATCCGGTATACCAGGATATGCTCATGAACATCAAGGTTAATGATCCTGACAAGGGTGAGAATGTTACCTTATCTATGAATGCAAGCAACCAATACAGCAAGATCAATGAGAAGCAGACCTTCAAGATCGGCATTCCGCAAGGCGATGATGTCATCACTCTGGAAGAGCTGCAGCAGCAGTTCGGAAGCACAGGTACGGGTACTTATTAA
- a CDS encoding DUF2326 domain-containing protein, translated as MFPSLNQCSDDNKPGGIRITNNEGENTLRYNITAKIQDDSSDGVNEVKIFCFDMTLLLLQLNHNVKFIFHDSRLFSNMDSRQRYTLFKLAYRKSQEHDLQYIAL; from the coding sequence ATGTTTCCATCTCTGAATCAATGTTCGGATGACAATAAGCCTGGTGGAATTAGAATTACTAATAATGAAGGTGAAAATACCTTAAGATACAATATTACTGCCAAGATTCAAGATGATTCCTCTGACGGTGTAAACGAAGTGAAAATCTTTTGTTTCGATATGACATTATTACTGCTTCAGTTAAATCATAATGTAAAATTTATTTTTCACGACAGTAGATTATTTAGTAATATGGACTCACGGCAGAGGTATACTCTTTTTAAATTGGCATATAGAAAGTCACAAGAACATGATTTGCAATACATTGCACTGTGA
- a CDS encoding septal ring lytic transglycosylase RlpA family protein → MANTATVNLITGDVYGLYINGKYIVGDTFSRVDAVKQRLNYIFADPNRDLDFITPSYENGQYVISCPRVRRNVGQVTYLYDTNGSDGWKQHPSKLYEPTHWSNSGASTTQTAIMTASGPMPWHNALLTANQIRAAVNPNFASAAGDNPLKALVAPTNTGASVQSVISSSARCDFYGHPCQGTAAGTTSPSCSGYSDLSAYQNISNTTVGNGEVLHPVDLTCAMTSTNSWSSTYRNKYIKVTNLSNNQSIVVRVTDTAPANRGVELTYRAWVGIGKPSGANSVKIELMS, encoded by the coding sequence ATGGCTAATACTGCTACTGTTAATCTAATTACTGGTGACGTATATGGTTTGTACATTAACGGAAAATATATTGTTGGTGATACGTTTTCTCGTGTAGATGCCGTTAAACAGCGTTTGAATTACATTTTTGCCGATCCTAACCGGGATCTTGACTTTATTACTCCATCATATGAGAACGGACAATATGTCATTAGCTGTCCACGTGTACGCCGAAATGTAGGCCAGGTCACTTATCTGTACGACACAAACGGCAGTGATGGTTGGAAACAGCATCCGTCTAAACTCTATGAACCGACCCACTGGAGCAACTCAGGAGCAAGTACCACCCAAACGGCAATCATGACAGCATCTGGCCCTATGCCTTGGCATAATGCCCTTTTGACTGCCAACCAAATTCGTGCGGCAGTTAATCCGAACTTTGCCAGCGCAGCCGGTGACAATCCACTTAAAGCGCTCGTCGCTCCGACAAATACAGGTGCTTCCGTGCAGAGCGTCATTTCTTCCAGTGCTCGTTGTGATTTTTACGGACACCCTTGCCAAGGTACTGCGGCAGGCACAACCTCTCCATCATGTTCAGGATACAGCGACCTGAGTGCATATCAGAATATTTCAAATACCACTGTAGGTAACGGAGAAGTGCTTCACCCTGTCGATTTAACGTGTGCCATGACATCGACTAATAGTTGGAGCAGCACATACCGTAATAAGTATATTAAAGTCACAAACCTTTCCAACAACCAGTCTATCGTTGTTCGGGTAACCGATACCGCGCCTGCCAATCGTGGAGTGGAATTGACGTATCGTGCATGGGTAGGCATTGGTAAACCGTCTGGAGCAAACAGCGTGAAAATTGAACTTATGAGCTAA
- a CDS encoding recombinase family protein: MVDIAYGRVSAKDQNPERQLQKFRELGIEDRFTFVDKQSGKDFDREQYKAMRLVLREGDLLYLDALDRLGRDYDGILREWKYITRELNADIVCLENESLFDSRRFKALGDMGKLLEDQFLSMLAWGAEQERKKNRIRQAEGIQVAQTKGVKFGRPKLEITKEFIQTYSKWKAGSIPAIVAMDELKISKTSFYKLVKIYESDLSGKIEYAQ, encoded by the coding sequence ATGGTAGATATAGCTTATGGGCGAGTTTCAGCCAAAGACCAAAACCCAGAACGACAGCTCCAAAAATTTCGGGAGCTGGGCATTGAAGATCGTTTTACTTTTGTAGATAAGCAGAGCGGGAAAGACTTTGACCGAGAACAGTATAAGGCTATGCGTCTTGTGCTGAGAGAAGGAGATTTATTATACCTGGATGCTCTGGATCGGCTGGGCAGAGACTATGACGGCATCCTCCGGGAGTGGAAATATATCACACGGGAATTAAATGCTGATATTGTATGCTTGGAAAACGAAAGCTTATTCGACAGTCGCCGGTTCAAGGCCCTGGGTGATATGGGGAAGCTGCTGGAAGATCAGTTCCTTAGCATGTTAGCCTGGGGAGCTGAACAGGAGAGGAAAAAGAATCGTATTCGTCAAGCTGAAGGTATTCAAGTTGCTCAAACGAAAGGTGTGAAATTTGGTAGACCAAAGCTTGAAATTACAAAAGAGTTTATACAAACGTATTCAAAATGGAAGGCTGGGAGTATTCCCGCAATCGTTGCCATGGACGAACTAAAGATTTCAAAAACCAGTTTTTATAAGCTGGTCAAAATTTACGAGTCTGATCTTTCGGGAAAAATTGAATATGCACAGTAA
- a CDS encoding RNA polymerase sigma factor, whose protein sequence is MVLFITTAIDFIRKANKEAEILNALGPLYETSNGCFTIEALLEEKWMREELYSAIEELHNDQRQMVELFYIDEKSSKEIGVIVNITEAATFKRLQRARKNLRELISQN, encoded by the coding sequence ATGGTTCTATTTATCACTACCGCAATTGATTTTATAAGGAAGGCAAATAAAGAAGCTGAAATTTTAAATGCCCTCGGCCCTCTTTACGAAACTTCTAATGGTTGCTTCACTATAGAAGCACTGTTAGAAGAAAAATGGATGCGTGAGGAATTATATAGTGCCATCGAAGAATTACATAATGACCAGCGCCAAATGGTTGAACTGTTCTATATAGATGAAAAAAGTTCTAAAGAAATTGGTGTCATCGTGAATATAACAGAAGCTGCTACCTTTAAGAGATTGCAAAGAGCTAGGAAAAATCTTCGTGAACTTATATCACAGAATTAG